A window of the Polaribacter sp. HaHaR_3_91 genome harbors these coding sequences:
- a CDS encoding glycosyltransferase, producing the protein MKSILMISLHGYVGAHAELGKPDTGGQVVYVLELADRFSRLGKRVDLVTRQFEDQPEYDVVDDNFSVWRIPFGGKKFIRKEDMHDHLKKFVTNTLAAIKKENKKYDVVYSHYWDAGWAGQKIAEELGICHVHTPHSLGWWKQHSMGSDMDEKEMEKTYRFKERIRKEYFVYQMCNFVIATTLPQVDLLVQQYDVLSRNCSMIPPGIDENRFFPVPSKENDKIRLKYDIKPTDILALGRMAHNKGYDLLIRSLPTVFELCPEARLVAAIGGDSQQDRDGIDTLKVLAKELGVMDKIKWKNYIADEDLANVYRSASIFVMPSRYEPFGMVAIEAMACGTPSVITVHGGLCDLIDFGNQALFADPHRPKEFGAMMAMPLLYPKLRNEMSVEGARFARRNFGWTGIAKRMLSIFASSINQRTSETNIY; encoded by the coding sequence ATGAAATCGATATTAATGATTTCTTTACATGGATATGTAGGGGCACATGCAGAATTAGGAAAACCAGATACAGGAGGTCAAGTAGTATATGTATTAGAATTAGCAGATAGATTTAGTAGATTAGGTAAACGTGTAGATTTGGTAACGCGGCAATTTGAAGATCAACCAGAGTATGATGTTGTAGATGATAATTTTAGTGTTTGGAGAATTCCATTTGGTGGAAAAAAATTCATCAGAAAAGAAGACATGCACGACCATTTAAAAAAGTTTGTGACCAATACGTTGGCCGCTATAAAAAAAGAAAATAAAAAATACGATGTTGTGTATTCTCATTATTGGGATGCAGGTTGGGCAGGACAAAAAATTGCAGAAGAATTAGGCATTTGTCATGTACATACACCACATTCTTTAGGGTGGTGGAAACAACACTCTATGGGAAGTGATATGGATGAGAAAGAGATGGAGAAAACCTATCGCTTTAAAGAGCGTATTAGAAAGGAATATTTTGTGTATCAGATGTGTAATTTTGTGATTGCAACGACACTTCCTCAAGTAGATTTATTGGTACAACAGTATGATGTTTTGTCTAGAAATTGTAGCATGATTCCTCCAGGAATTGACGAAAATAGATTTTTTCCTGTTCCGTCTAAAGAGAATGATAAAATTCGATTGAAATATGATATCAAACCAACCGATATTTTGGCGTTGGGTAGAATGGCACATAATAAAGGCTACGATTTATTAATACGTTCGTTACCTACGGTTTTTGAACTGTGTCCGGAAGCTAGATTAGTCGCTGCAATTGGAGGAGATTCTCAGCAAGATAGAGACGGAATTGATACTTTAAAAGTATTGGCGAAGGAACTAGGTGTTATGGATAAGATTAAATGGAAAAACTACATTGCTGATGAAGACTTAGCAAACGTATACAGATCTGCAAGTATTTTTGTAATGCCTTCTAGATATGAACCTTTTGGTATGGTTGCTATTGAAGCTATGGCTTGTGGAACACCAAGTGTAATAACGGTTCATGGAGGTTTGTGTGATTTAATTGATTTTGGAAATCAGGCTTTATTTGCAGATCCACACAGACCAAAAGAATTTGGAGCAATGATGGCAATGCCTTTGTTATATCCTAAATTAAGAAACGAAATGTCTGTTGAAGGGGCACGTTTTGCACGTAGAAATTTTGGATGGACAGGGATAGCAAAAAGGATGTTATCAATTTTTGCAAGTTCAATTAATCAAAGAACATCAGAAACTAATATTTATTAA
- a CDS encoding carbohydrate kinase family protein, translating to MSKIVCFGEVLWDVFPTHKKIGGAPLNVAVRLKSLNNDVAMVSAIGNDDLGKLILNYINDLKINADAVVILEDYTTGEVAVTLNEKGAATYEIVHPKAWDKIPLTATAATLVKQADAFVFGSLITRDDVSKNTLYQLLELAKYTVFDVNLRAPFYNKEILIDLMCKADFIKFNDEELYEISAFLGSPFHNLEQNIRFIAKKTKTAHICVTKGEHGAVLLYNNTLFYNSGYKIKVVDTVGSGDSFLATLIHHLLDNHNPQKSLDIACAVGALVAQNEGANPIISENEILDFSRL from the coding sequence ATGTCTAAAATTGTATGTTTTGGTGAAGTTTTGTGGGATGTTTTTCCTACGCATAAAAAAATAGGAGGAGCGCCTTTAAATGTTGCAGTGCGGTTAAAGTCTTTAAATAATGATGTTGCTATGGTAAGTGCCATTGGTAATGATGACTTAGGAAAGTTGATTTTAAATTACATAAACGATTTAAAAATAAATGCTGATGCTGTTGTAATTTTAGAAGATTATACAACAGGAGAAGTGGCTGTAACGTTAAATGAAAAAGGAGCTGCTACCTATGAAATTGTACATCCGAAGGCTTGGGATAAAATTCCACTTACAGCAACAGCGGCAACATTGGTAAAACAAGCAGATGCTTTTGTTTTTGGAAGTTTAATTACAAGAGACGATGTTTCTAAAAATACACTTTACCAACTTTTAGAATTGGCTAAATATACTGTTTTTGATGTGAATTTAAGAGCACCTTTTTATAACAAAGAAATTCTTATTGATTTAATGTGTAAAGCTGATTTTATAAAATTTAATGATGAAGAATTGTATGAAATAAGTGCTTTTTTAGGTTCTCCTTTTCATAATTTAGAACAAAACATACGTTTTATTGCAAAAAAAACTAAAACAGCACATATTTGCGTTACAAAAGGCGAACATGGTGCTGTTTTATTATATAACAATACATTGTTTTACAATAGTGGTTATAAAATTAAAGTAGTAGACACCGTTGGTTCTGGAGATTCTTTTTTGGCCACATTAATTCATCATTTATTAGACAATCATAATCCGCAGAAATCATTGGATATTGCTTGTGCAGTTGGAGCTTTAGTTGCTCAAAATGAAGGAGCAAACCCTATTATTTCTGAAAATGAAATTTTAGATTTTAGCAGATTATAA